Proteins from a genomic interval of Youhaiella tibetensis:
- a CDS encoding AI-2E family transporter, producing the protein MSLRNQVLVWVGFLVALALSIWFFRGILLPFVIGLALAYLLNPVVAQLEKLRLNRGWATAIVLVVVLSVIAWGMFLLVPLVVSQVIGLGQRLPGYVSDLQALANRAVPALNEWLGPERTLQLEHSLTEWFNSLNLPGITAWVTGQIYQSSASFIGTLGLAIVAPVVAFYLLLDWDGMVKGLDNLLPRAYREEIQGVLADIDRSMAGVIRGQGSVVLILCVYYATGLTLGGLSFGLVLGLITGLLSFIPYVGFVIGFGLSVGIAIVQFWPDWFRIIIIGIVFGVGQFLEGNVLYPKLVGSSIGINPVWLMLALLAFAQLFGFLGLLLAVPLSAIAAVLLRYSVRKYKASPLYLGPNGGGGDKPDAAA; encoded by the coding sequence ATGTCGCTGCGAAATCAGGTCCTCGTCTGGGTGGGTTTTCTGGTCGCCCTGGCGCTATCCATCTGGTTCTTCCGGGGCATCCTGCTGCCCTTCGTGATCGGCCTGGCGCTGGCCTACCTGCTCAACCCGGTTGTCGCCCAGCTTGAAAAGCTGCGGCTAAACCGCGGCTGGGCCACGGCTATCGTACTCGTGGTCGTGCTGTCGGTCATCGCCTGGGGCATGTTCCTGCTGGTGCCGCTTGTGGTTTCGCAGGTGATCGGCCTCGGTCAACGCCTGCCCGGATATGTGTCGGACCTCCAGGCCCTGGCCAATCGCGCCGTTCCGGCCCTAAACGAGTGGCTCGGCCCCGAGCGCACCCTGCAGCTCGAACATAGCCTTACCGAGTGGTTCAACAGCCTCAACCTGCCGGGCATCACCGCCTGGGTCACCGGCCAGATCTACCAGAGCAGCGCCTCGTTCATCGGTACGCTGGGCCTCGCCATCGTCGCGCCGGTGGTGGCCTTCTACCTGCTGCTCGATTGGGACGGCATGGTCAAAGGGCTCGATAACCTCCTCCCGCGCGCCTATCGCGAGGAAATCCAGGGTGTCCTGGCCGATATCGACAGGTCCATGGCAGGCGTTATCCGTGGGCAGGGCAGCGTGGTGCTGATCCTGTGCGTCTATTACGCCACGGGCCTGACACTGGGCGGGCTCAGTTTCGGCCTCGTGCTGGGCCTCATCACCGGGCTTCTCAGCTTCATTCCCTATGTCGGGTTCGTCATCGGCTTCGGGCTGTCGGTCGGCATCGCCATCGTGCAGTTCTGGCCGGACTGGTTCCGGATCATCATCATCGGCATTGTCTTCGGTGTCGGGCAGTTCCTGGAAGGGAACGTGCTCTATCCCAAGCTCGTGGGCTCCAGCATCGGCATCAACCCGGTCTGGCTGATGCTGGCGCTGCTGGCCTTTGCCCAGCTCTTCGGTTTCCTCGGCCTGCTGCTGGCAGTGCCGCTTTCGGCCATCGCTGCGGTGCTGCTGCGCTACAGCGTGCGCAAGTACAAGGCGAGCCCGCTCTATCTCGGGCCGAACGGGGGCGGCGGTGACAAGCCCGACGCGGCCGCCTAA